The following are encoded in a window of Kitasatospora fiedleri genomic DNA:
- a CDS encoding SpoIIE family protein phosphatase, with amino-acid sequence MPRTAPAVHTARLEPGDRLLVHSDGVTEGRDAAGAPFGEERLVDVVSRAMADGLPAPEALRRLVRRLTAHQGDRLRDDATVLLVAWHPGGA; translated from the coding sequence CTGCCCCGCACCGCGCCCGCCGTCCACACCGCGCGGCTCGAACCCGGCGACCGCCTGCTGGTGCACTCCGACGGCGTGACGGAGGGCCGGGACGCGGCCGGGGCGCCGTTCGGGGAGGAGCGGCTGGTCGACGTGGTCTCCCGGGCGATGGCCGACGGCCTGCCCGCCCCCGAGGCGCTGCGCCGGCTGGTGCGGCGGCTCACCGCGCACCAGGGCGACCGGCTGCGGGACGACGCCACCGTCCTGCTGGTCGCCTGGCACCCCGGCGGCGCCTGA
- a CDS encoding phospholipase D-like domain-containing protein: MRRARARGRPRPSLTAVPASLPSDRGQVLRRRLEGLLGIAATEGNLLTPLRNGDEIFPAMLEAVDGARRTVDLMTFVYWRGDIARTFARALARKAAEGVRVRLLLDGFGSRLIEPDLIELMEECGVQISWFRRPVRLSPFKQNHRCHRKVLVVDGRTAFTGGVGIAEEWCGDARHPGEWRDTHVRVVGPAVDGIAAAFAQNWAECAPGTLYDAADRFEEHEQPGDSVVQVVRGSAAVGWQDLQTLMRVVISSAERRLRLATAYFAPDDYFVGLLCDAARRGVAVDLLVPGRHTDKRVCQLAGERHFGRMTAAGVTVWRYGPTMMHAKVLTVDGTAAVVGSANFNRRSLDHDEEVVLAVVDPEFTAALDRHFDEDLTREAVVPERWHRRGPGRRALEAATAPIRHFL, from the coding sequence ATCCGCCGGGCCCGCGCTCGCGGCCGTCCCCGACCTTCGCTCACCGCCGTCCCCGCGTCGCTACCCTCCGACCGCGGCCAGGTGCTGCGCCGCCGACTGGAAGGGCTGCTGGGCATCGCCGCGACCGAGGGCAACCTGCTGACCCCGCTGCGCAACGGCGACGAGATCTTCCCCGCCATGCTGGAGGCCGTCGACGGGGCGCGGCGGACGGTCGACCTGATGACCTTCGTCTACTGGCGCGGCGACATCGCCCGGACCTTCGCCCGGGCGCTGGCCCGCAAGGCCGCGGAGGGCGTCCGGGTGCGGCTGCTGCTGGACGGGTTCGGCAGCCGGCTGATCGAACCGGACCTGATCGAGCTGATGGAGGAGTGCGGCGTCCAGATCTCCTGGTTCCGGCGTCCGGTGCGGCTGTCGCCCTTCAAGCAGAACCACCGCTGCCACCGCAAGGTCCTGGTGGTGGACGGCCGGACGGCGTTCACCGGCGGCGTCGGGATCGCCGAGGAGTGGTGCGGCGACGCCCGGCACCCGGGCGAGTGGCGCGACACCCACGTCCGGGTGGTCGGGCCCGCCGTGGACGGCATTGCCGCCGCCTTCGCGCAGAACTGGGCCGAGTGCGCCCCCGGCACGCTGTACGACGCGGCGGACCGGTTCGAGGAGCACGAGCAGCCGGGCGACTCGGTGGTCCAGGTGGTGCGCGGTTCGGCCGCCGTCGGCTGGCAGGACCTCCAGACCCTGATGCGGGTGGTGATCTCCTCCGCCGAGCGGCGGCTGCGCCTGGCGACCGCGTACTTCGCGCCCGACGACTACTTCGTCGGCCTGCTCTGCGACGCGGCCCGCCGGGGCGTCGCGGTCGACCTGCTGGTGCCGGGGCGGCACACCGACAAGCGGGTGTGCCAGCTGGCGGGCGAGCGGCACTTCGGCCGGATGACCGCCGCCGGGGTCACGGTCTGGCGGTACGGGCCGACGATGATGCACGCCAAGGTGCTGACCGTGGACGGGACGGCGGCCGTGGTCGGCTCGGCGAACTTCAACCGGCGCTCGCTCGACCACGACGAGGAGGTGGTGCTGGCCGTGGTCGACCCGGAGTTCACCGCCGCCCTGGACCGGCACTTCGACGAGGACCTGACCCGCGAGGCCGTCGTCCCGGAGCGCTGGCACCGCCGCGGCCCGGGCCGGCGGGCCCTGGAGGCGGCCACCGCCCCGATCCGGCACTTCCTCTGA
- a CDS encoding PP2C family protein-serine/threonine phosphatase, with translation MAEDTGTGLVAWFPLADGAERLGVLGLRTTSLDREAIRRCRLLTSVLAMVITSKRDTSDSYAHGTRADTMSLPSEMLRAFLPPRTVCTDRAVSTAVLEPAYRLGGDAFEHSLADGVLHAAVLDAMGHDLASGLTAALALAACRNARRNGADLPDLVDTIDGALHDWFPDRFATGVFLRLDIATGTLHWANCGHPHPLLIRSGEVVAGALEGPGELPLGLSHYTDRPRTVRTVSLRPGDRLLIYTDGVVDAKGGHHEFFGLERFTDFVIRAAAAGETAPETLRRLMHAILEHQDEQGLTDDATIMMIEWQPSTPPLLDDTRPRASAW, from the coding sequence GTGGCCGAGGACACCGGGACGGGCCTGGTGGCCTGGTTCCCGCTCGCCGACGGGGCCGAGCGGCTGGGCGTGCTGGGGCTGCGCACCACCTCGCTGGACCGGGAGGCGATCCGGCGCTGCCGGCTGCTGACCTCGGTGCTCGCCATGGTGATCACCTCCAAGCGCGACACCAGCGACAGTTACGCGCACGGCACCCGGGCGGACACCATGAGCCTGCCGTCCGAGATGCTCCGGGCCTTCCTGCCGCCGCGCACCGTCTGCACCGACCGGGCGGTGTCCACCGCGGTCCTCGAACCGGCCTACCGGCTGGGCGGGGACGCGTTCGAGCACTCGCTGGCCGACGGGGTGCTGCACGCCGCCGTGCTGGACGCGATGGGCCACGACCTCGCCTCCGGCCTGACCGCCGCGCTGGCGCTGGCCGCCTGCCGCAACGCGCGCCGCAACGGCGCCGACCTGCCCGACCTGGTCGACACCATCGACGGGGCCCTGCACGACTGGTTCCCGGACCGCTTCGCGACCGGCGTGTTCCTGCGCCTGGACATCGCCACCGGCACCCTGCACTGGGCCAACTGCGGGCACCCGCACCCCCTGCTGATCCGCTCCGGCGAGGTGGTCGCGGGGGCGCTGGAGGGCCCGGGCGAACTGCCCCTGGGGCTGAGCCACTACACCGACAGGCCCCGGACGGTGCGGACCGTCTCGCTCCGGCCGGGCGACCGGCTGCTGATCTACACTGACGGGGTGGTGGACGCCAAGGGGGGCCACCACGAGTTCTTCGGCCTGGAGCGCTTCACCGACTTCGTGATCCGGGCCGCCGCCGCCGGGGAGACCGCCCCGGAGACCCTGCGCCGGCTGATGCACGCCATCCTGGAGCACCAGGACGAGCAGGGCCTCACCGACGACGCCACCATCATGATGATCGAGTGGCAGCCGTCCACCCCGCCGCTGCTGGACGACACCCGCCCCCGCGCCTCCGCCTGGTGA
- a CDS encoding STAS domain-containing protein, with protein MGATVVALAGELDYHTAPRLHRAVERTSEALPLVLDLALLRFCDSLGVAELLFAFRRTRAAGTRSPWSAPAPTSGGCSP; from the coding sequence GTGGGAGCGACCGTCGTCGCGCTCGCGGGCGAGCTCGACTACCACACCGCGCCGCGCCTGCACCGGGCGGTGGAGCGGACCTCCGAGGCGCTGCCGCTGGTCCTGGACCTCGCGCTGCTGAGGTTCTGCGACTCGCTCGGCGTGGCCGAGCTGCTGTTCGCGTTCCGCCGCACCCGGGCGGCGGGTACTCGCTCGCCCTGGTCGGCACCAGCGCCGACGTCGGGCGGCTGCTCACCATGA
- a CDS encoding PP2C family protein-serine/threonine phosphatase: MGRDERDAAGAVVLGLLEDSHRAGPRDLPGLLQGAARRLGLTGAWLYLADVQEKYLTALPVPPEDARATGPTGPGLLDVDGSLAGRAYRTGDVRTGGDPGRCAVGWLPVVDGIGRLGVLQVTAPVLDGARLAAGRALATAAGLLVAVQTPFSDQLVRTGRRRPMTLQAELVRAFLPPRTIGSRLVTSSAVLEPAYDIGGDAFDHNLAGNRLHLTLVDAMGHDLASGGCSAVAVAACRSTRRAGGTLTDIAGAIDDALTRWIPDRLLTCVIADLDLVTGVLSWINCGHPTPLLIRRGRIVARALERPRTCRSASPPACPAPRPPSTPRGSNPATACWCTPTA, translated from the coding sequence ATGGGCCGTGACGAGCGGGACGCGGCCGGGGCCGTGGTGCTCGGCCTGCTGGAGGACTCCCACCGGGCCGGGCCGAGGGACCTGCCCGGGCTGCTCCAGGGCGCGGCCCGGCGGCTCGGCCTCACCGGCGCCTGGCTCTACCTGGCCGACGTGCAGGAGAAGTACCTGACCGCGCTGCCCGTCCCGCCCGAGGACGCCCGGGCCACCGGGCCGACCGGCCCCGGGCTGCTCGACGTCGACGGCTCGCTGGCCGGCCGCGCCTACCGGACCGGGGACGTCCGCACCGGCGGCGACCCCGGCCGGTGCGCGGTGGGCTGGCTCCCGGTCGTGGACGGCATCGGGCGCCTCGGCGTCCTCCAGGTGACCGCGCCCGTGCTGGACGGGGCCCGGCTCGCCGCCGGCCGGGCGCTGGCCACCGCGGCGGGCCTGCTGGTCGCCGTGCAGACGCCGTTCAGCGACCAGCTGGTGCGCACCGGCCGGCGCCGGCCGATGACCCTCCAGGCCGAACTCGTCCGGGCGTTCCTGCCGCCCCGGACGATCGGCAGCCGCCTGGTCACCTCCAGCGCCGTGCTGGAGCCCGCCTACGACATCGGCGGCGACGCCTTCGACCACAACCTGGCCGGGAACCGCCTGCACCTGACCCTGGTCGACGCGATGGGCCACGACCTGGCCTCCGGCGGGTGCAGCGCCGTCGCCGTGGCCGCCTGCCGCTCCACCCGCCGGGCCGGCGGCACCCTCACCGACATCGCCGGGGCGATCGACGACGCGCTCACCCGGTGGATCCCGGACCGGCTGCTGACCTGCGTGATCGCCGACCTCGACCTGGTCACCGGAGTGCTGTCCTGGATCAACTGCGGCCACCCGACACCCCTGCTGATCCGCCGGGGCCGGATCGTCGCCCGGGCCCTGGAGCGCCCCCGCACCTGCCGCTCGGCCTCCCCGCCGGCCTGCCCCGCACCGCGCCCGCCGTCCACACCGCGCGGCTCGAACCCGGCGACCGCCTGCTGGTGCACTCCGACGGCGTGA
- a CDS encoding SDR family NAD(P)-dependent oxidoreductase, whose product MQRVDFAGKAALVTGGSRGLGLLIAEELARRGCRVAVCARDSTELAFAERRLARLTDRRAALECDLTDRVRAGRWPRRRPNGWGGPWTCW is encoded by the coding sequence GTGCAGCGGGTGGATTTCGCGGGCAAGGCGGCATTGGTGACCGGCGGGTCGCGCGGCTTGGGCCTGCTGATCGCGGAGGAGTTGGCCCGGCGCGGCTGCCGGGTCGCGGTGTGCGCCCGGGACAGCACCGAACTGGCCTTCGCGGAGCGGAGGCTGGCGCGGCTGACGGACCGGCGGGCGGCGCTGGAGTGCGACCTGACCGACCGGGTGCGGGCCGGGCGGTGGCCGCGGAGGCGGCCGAACGGCTGGGGCGGCCCCTGGACCTGCTGGTGA
- a CDS encoding hydrophobic protein, giving the protein MVPLLLVLLLALVLFGAGFAVKVLWWVAIVVFVLWLVGFIARGANSTGGRGRWYRW; this is encoded by the coding sequence ATGGTCCCGCTCCTCCTGGTCCTGCTCCTCGCCCTGGTGCTGTTCGGTGCGGGCTTCGCGGTGAAGGTGCTGTGGTGGGTGGCGATCGTCGTGTTCGTGCTCTGGCTGGTGGGCTTCATCGCCCGCGGTGCCAACTCGACCGGCGGTCGCGGACGTTGGTACCGCTGGTAG
- a CDS encoding SulP family inorganic anion transporter, giving the protein MRGALAHWRQDLPASLVVFLVAVPLCVGIAVASGAPAERGLVTGIVGGLVVGLLPGSSLQVSGPAAGLTVLVFDAVQRFGLGSLGVLVLAAGLLQIAMGLLRTGRWFRAISLSVVHGMLAGIGLILILGQLYAVSGRTAPGSGGGKILHLPALAADWFTGRAATTALLMGAATVALLVVWRKLPAAVRAVPAPLAAVALAAGATALFGLDVPRVRVDGLVGAVALPTGDGFAAVAGAAGLGTVLAFALIASAESLFSAAAVDRMHHGPRTDYDRELTAQGIGNTLCGLLGALPMTAVIVRSAANVQAGARTKASRVLHGLWLLLFAALLPAVLGLIPLAVLGGVLIHAGAKLIPLRPAAALWRGQRGELLVLAVTTAAVVLTTLFEGVLIGVALAVARSAWQTSHLHIDLTDAETDAETGTGVSAGSGTGTGTGGPLKVRLSGNATFLRLPRLLDALESLPVGRAVELDWTGLRHLDHACRTALLAWAARHAADDPATVSWEPPLTVAT; this is encoded by the coding sequence CTGCGCGGGGCGCTCGCGCACTGGCGCCAGGACCTGCCCGCCTCGCTGGTGGTCTTCCTGGTCGCCGTCCCGCTCTGCGTCGGCATCGCCGTCGCCTCCGGCGCGCCCGCCGAACGCGGGCTGGTCACCGGCATCGTCGGCGGCCTGGTGGTGGGCCTGCTGCCCGGCAGCAGCCTCCAGGTCAGCGGCCCGGCGGCCGGCCTGACCGTCCTCGTCTTCGACGCCGTCCAGCGCTTCGGCCTCGGCTCGCTCGGCGTGCTCGTGCTGGCCGCCGGCCTGCTCCAGATCGCCATGGGGCTGCTGCGCACCGGCCGCTGGTTCCGGGCGATCTCGCTCTCCGTCGTGCACGGCATGCTGGCCGGCATCGGACTGATCCTGATCCTCGGCCAGCTCTACGCCGTCTCCGGGCGCACCGCCCCCGGCAGCGGCGGCGGGAAGATCCTCCACCTGCCCGCGCTGGCCGCCGACTGGTTCACCGGCCGGGCCGCGACCACCGCCCTGCTGATGGGCGCCGCGACGGTCGCCCTACTGGTGGTGTGGCGGAAGCTGCCCGCCGCCGTCCGGGCGGTGCCCGCGCCGCTGGCCGCGGTGGCCCTGGCCGCCGGGGCCACCGCGCTGTTCGGCCTGGACGTGCCCCGGGTCCGGGTGGACGGCCTGGTCGGCGCGGTCGCCCTCCCCACCGGGGACGGCTTCGCCGCGGTCGCGGGCGCGGCCGGGCTCGGCACCGTCCTCGCGTTCGCCCTGATCGCCTCCGCCGAGAGCCTGTTCAGCGCCGCCGCCGTCGACCGGATGCACCACGGGCCGCGCACCGACTACGACCGCGAACTCACCGCCCAGGGCATCGGCAACACCCTGTGCGGACTGCTCGGCGCCCTCCCGATGACCGCGGTCATCGTCCGCAGCGCCGCCAACGTCCAGGCGGGCGCCCGCACCAAGGCGTCCCGCGTCCTGCACGGGCTGTGGCTGCTGCTGTTCGCCGCGCTGCTGCCCGCCGTCCTGGGGCTGATCCCGCTCGCCGTGCTCGGCGGCGTGCTGATCCACGCCGGGGCCAAGCTGATCCCGCTGCGCCCGGCCGCCGCCCTGTGGCGCGGCCAGCGCGGTGAACTGCTGGTGCTGGCCGTCACCACCGCGGCCGTCGTGCTGACCACCCTCTTCGAGGGCGTCCTGATCGGCGTGGCCCTCGCGGTGGCCCGGAGTGCCTGGCAGACCTCCCACCTGCACATCGACCTCACCGACGCCGAAACCGATGCCGAAACCGGTACCGGTGTCAGCGCCGGTAGCGGGACCGGCACCGGCACCGGGGGGCCGCTGAAGGTGCGGCTCAGCGGCAACGCCACCTTCCTGCGCCTGCCGCGCCTGCTGGACGCCCTCGAATCGCTCCCGGTCGGCCGCGCCGTCGAACTCGACTGGACCGGCCTGCGCCACCTCGACCACGCCTGCCGCACCGCCCTGCTCGCCTGGGCCGCCCGCCACGCCGCCGACGACCCCGCCACCGTCAGCTGGGAGCCCCCGCTCACCGTCGCGACCTGA
- the ku gene encoding non-homologous end joining protein Ku: MARPLWKGTLTFGLVSLPVALYPATESHAVRFHQLQRGTTDRIRQRRVNERTGEEVPFEDVVKGYEIAEGQYVVVEPAELEEISPGRSRTIEISGFADLAEIDPVFFDRTYYLGPGDPGTAKVYQLLVEALGHSGRAGIAVFAMRGKEYLTAVDSVDGLLELRTMHWADELRDPHREVADLPARRRDFHRTELATAEQLIDMLAVDWDPEDYHDSYEEQVRALVEAKAAGREIALSKGAQPAPTDLSELMDVLHRSLDEARAKAGGTPRKGAGGRAPARGGGGGGGRAKAARPVRAVRTAEPAKAGRPAKAAAPEKDGAPGKAAAVEDLASLSKAELYRRAAALGVPHRSTMTREQLQYALRAAARPRRNLKRAS; encoded by the coding sequence ATGGCCAGACCGCTCTGGAAGGGGACGCTGACGTTCGGGCTGGTGAGCCTGCCGGTGGCGCTCTACCCGGCGACCGAGTCGCACGCGGTGCGCTTCCACCAGTTGCAGCGCGGCACCACCGACCGGATTCGCCAGCGGCGGGTGAACGAGCGCACCGGCGAGGAGGTGCCGTTCGAGGACGTCGTCAAGGGCTACGAGATCGCCGAGGGGCAGTACGTCGTCGTGGAGCCCGCCGAGCTGGAGGAGATCTCCCCGGGGCGCTCGCGCACCATCGAGATCAGCGGTTTCGCCGACCTGGCGGAGATCGACCCGGTCTTCTTCGACAGGACGTACTACCTCGGCCCCGGCGACCCGGGGACCGCGAAGGTCTACCAGCTCCTGGTCGAGGCGCTCGGCCACTCCGGCCGGGCCGGGATCGCCGTGTTCGCGATGCGCGGCAAGGAGTACCTGACCGCGGTCGACTCCGTCGACGGGCTGCTCGAACTGCGCACCATGCACTGGGCGGACGAGCTGCGCGACCCGCACCGGGAGGTCGCCGACCTGCCCGCCCGGCGCCGGGACTTCCACCGCACCGAGCTGGCCACCGCCGAGCAGCTCATCGACATGCTCGCCGTCGACTGGGACCCGGAGGACTACCACGACAGCTACGAGGAGCAGGTCAGGGCGCTGGTCGAGGCCAAGGCGGCGGGCCGGGAGATCGCCCTGTCCAAGGGCGCGCAGCCCGCGCCCACCGACCTCTCCGAGCTGATGGACGTCCTGCACCGCAGCCTGGACGAGGCCCGGGCGAAGGCGGGCGGCACCCCCCGGAAGGGCGCCGGGGGCCGCGCCCCGGCCCGCGGGGGCGGCGGGGGCGGCGGCCGGGCGAAGGCGGCGCGGCCGGTGCGGGCGGTGCGGACGGCGGAACCGGCGAAGGCCGGGAGACCGGCGAAGGCGGCGGCACCGGAGAAGGACGGCGCGCCGGGGAAGGCCGCGGCGGTGGAGGACCTCGCCTCGCTCAGCAAGGCCGAGCTCTACCGGCGGGCCGCCGCGCTCGGGGTCCCGCACCGGTCCACCATGACGCGCGAGCAGCTCCAGTACGCGCTCAGGGCCGCCGCCCGTCCCCGCCGGAACCTGAAGCGGGCCTCCTGA
- a CDS encoding bifunctional phosphatase PAP2/diacylglycerol kinase family protein produces MGPGRERAGLLAGRAPHRRADHGQLLAVRARLHPRDRDGDGGRRAPAAARAPVAPGGAARGRGGAPGDAVRDRRPRGGPGPAGRRPAGRLAAHLQFPVRARRGGHRVVRRPGPARAAPAARPVAVLLCALAWAVPVLVAASRLYRGMHHPTDVLAGALNGAAALWVVHRALPARARRTSAAPAAPAPAAPLRVALVYNPLSVDDALLHRLSAVLTAHGHRPPLLLPGEAEDCGRAAARRALADGARLVAACGGDGTVTACAEALAGTGATLAIVPCGTGNLLARNLGLPTDPEAALDAALAGRTRRIDLMRAEGDDLPARAAATMAGMGLDAAVMADTGRTLKRRLGWPAYVLAAARHLGDRHFTLTVAVDDAEPVRRQVRGAVVGNVGSLQGGVRLLPDAEPDDGLLDLVLVQPHGPSGWGRAVHALLTGTHRPGPAAPLEHFRGRRIALTAERAQPRECDGDPVGDGRTLTLTVRPDALLVRVPAAAPETAPGTAALAAPVHPAAGALAARREVA; encoded by the coding sequence GTGGGACCCGGGCGAGAACGGGCTGGTCTCCTGGCTGGCCGGGCACCGCACCGACGCGCTGACCACGGCCAGCTCTTGGCTGTCCGCGCTCGCCTTCACCCCCGCGATCGTGACGGTGACGGCGGTCGTCGCGCTCCTGCTGCTGCTCGGGCGCCGGTGGCGCCCGGCGGTGCTGCTCGCGGGCGCGGTGGCGCTCCAGGCGACGCTGTTCGTGACCGCCGCCCACGTGGTGGACCGGGCCCGGCCGGACGTCGCCCGGCTGGACGGCTCGCTGCCCACCTCCAGTTTCCCGTCCGGGCACGTCGGGGCGGCCACCGCGTTGTACGGCGGCCTGGGCCTGCTCGCGCTGCACCTGCTGCGCGGCCGGTGGCGGTCCTGCTGTGCGCGCTGGCCTGGGCGGTGCCGGTCCTGGTCGCGGCCAGCCGGCTCTACCGGGGCATGCACCACCCCACCGACGTGCTGGCCGGCGCGCTCAACGGCGCGGCCGCCCTGTGGGTGGTGCACCGCGCGCTGCCCGCCCGCGCCCGCCGCACGTCGGCCGCCCCCGCCGCCCCGGCCCCCGCCGCCCCGCTGCGGGTCGCACTGGTCTACAACCCGCTCTCGGTGGACGACGCCCTGCTGCACCGGCTCTCCGCCGTGCTGACCGCGCACGGCCACCGGCCGCCCCTGCTGCTGCCCGGCGAGGCCGAGGACTGCGGCCGGGCCGCCGCCCGGCGGGCCCTCGCCGACGGCGCCCGGCTGGTGGCGGCCTGCGGCGGCGACGGCACCGTGACGGCCTGCGCCGAAGCCTTGGCCGGCACCGGCGCGACCCTGGCGATCGTCCCCTGCGGCACCGGCAACCTGCTGGCCCGCAACCTCGGCCTGCCGACCGACCCCGAGGCCGCGCTGGACGCCGCCCTGGCCGGCCGCACCCGCCGGATCGACCTGATGCGGGCCGAGGGCGACGACCTGCCCGCCCGGGCCGCCGCGACCATGGCCGGGATGGGGCTGGACGCCGCCGTGATGGCCGACACCGGCCGCACCCTCAAACGCCGCCTCGGCTGGCCCGCGTACGTGCTCGCCGCCGCCCGGCACCTGGGCGACCGGCACTTCACCCTGACCGTCGCCGTGGACGACGCCGAGCCGGTGCGCCGCCAGGTGCGGGGCGCCGTCGTCGGCAACGTCGGCTCCCTCCAGGGCGGCGTCCGGCTGCTGCCCGACGCCGAGCCCGACGACGGGCTGCTCGACCTGGTCCTGGTCCAGCCGCACGGGCCGAGCGGCTGGGGGCGGGCCGTGCACGCCCTGCTCACCGGCACCCACCGCCCCGGCCCGGCCGCCCCGCTCGAACACTTCCGGGGCCGCCGCATCGCCCTCACCGCCGAGCGCGCCCAGCCCCGCGAGTGCGACGGCGACCCGGTGGGCGACGGCCGCACCCTCACCCTGACCGTCCGGCCGGACGCCCTGCTGGTCCGCGTCCCCGCCGCCGCGCCGGAGACCGCCCCCGGGACCGCCGCCCTCGCGGCCCCCGTCCACCCCGCGGCGGGCGCCCTCGCCGCCCGGCGGGAAGTGGCCTGA
- a CDS encoding DUF6479 family protein codes for MQVTAVDAVLAAESSGPSLLVVVIPAVIIVGLLIGAFVWGSRRRNRQRPPTSPGPAAGRADSWSTPQDGGPDPDHPEPTAPPRGTDGPYGR; via the coding sequence ATGCAGGTCACGGCGGTCGATGCGGTACTGGCGGCGGAGTCGAGCGGCCCGTCCCTCCTGGTGGTGGTCATTCCGGCGGTGATCATCGTGGGCCTGCTGATCGGCGCCTTCGTCTGGGGCAGCCGCCGACGCAACCGCCAGCGTCCCCCGACGTCCCCGGGCCCGGCCGCCGGGCGGGCCGACTCCTGGAGCACCCCGCAGGACGGCGGCCCGGACCCGGACCACCCCGAGCCCACCGCTCCCCCGCGCGGCACCGACGGCCCGTACGGGCGCTGA
- a CDS encoding DUF1206 domain-containing protein, translating into MEANKPEGGSVDRVTTVAGRVGFVARGVVYALVGVLALRIAFGSGGEDADRQGALHQVAMRPFGEVLLWALAVGFVGMALWRASTAVFGEAGQKKTGSRLLSAGRAVFYASVAWGTASYAAGSGGGSDSDSASKDWTATALAQPGGRWLVGAVGLGLAAVGTAIAVRALQRRFLRKLDTSSMHPRTRTAVTGTGLSGNVARGSVYAAAGAFVVVAAVRFDADRAKGMDDTLRSFASSAAGPWLLAAVACGLVLYGVFSFASARWRRF; encoded by the coding sequence ATGGAAGCGAACAAGCCCGAGGGCGGCTCGGTGGACCGGGTGACGACGGTCGCCGGCCGGGTGGGTTTCGTGGCCCGGGGCGTGGTGTACGCCCTGGTCGGGGTACTGGCGCTGCGGATCGCGTTCGGGTCCGGCGGTGAGGACGCCGACCGGCAGGGGGCCCTGCACCAGGTGGCGATGCGGCCGTTCGGCGAGGTGCTGCTGTGGGCGCTGGCCGTCGGCTTCGTCGGGATGGCGCTGTGGCGGGCCTCGACGGCGGTGTTCGGCGAGGCCGGGCAGAAGAAGACCGGCTCCCGGCTGCTGTCGGCGGGCCGGGCCGTCTTCTACGCCTCGGTGGCCTGGGGAACGGCCTCGTACGCGGCGGGCTCCGGTGGCGGGTCCGACAGCGACTCCGCCTCCAAGGACTGGACGGCCACCGCGCTGGCCCAGCCCGGCGGGCGCTGGCTGGTGGGCGCCGTCGGCCTGGGGCTGGCCGCCGTGGGCACCGCCATCGCCGTGCGCGCCCTGCAGCGGCGCTTCCTGCGCAAGCTCGACACCTCGTCGATGCACCCGCGCACCCGCACCGCCGTGACCGGCACGGGCCTGTCCGGCAACGTGGCCCGCGGCAGCGTCTACGCCGCCGCCGGGGCCTTCGTCGTGGTGGCGGCCGTCCGCTTCGACGCGGACCGGGCCAAGGGCATGGACGACACCCTGCGCTCCTTCGCCTCCAGCGCGGCGGGCCCGTGGCTGCTCGCCGCGGTGGCCTGCGGCCTGGTCCTGTACGGCGTGTTCTCCTTCGCCTCCGCCCGCTGGCGCCGCTTCTGA